From the genome of Primulina huaijiensis isolate GDHJ02 chromosome 11, ASM1229523v2, whole genome shotgun sequence:
TGTCATACTGGTTGTCTTGTCTCCTCTATATTTCTCTCCACATTTTACTGTATGATGAGAAGTTAATCGTGAGTCGAGGAGTGAATGAATCGTTTGTCTTCATATGGGGCTTGCTCTAGAAACCTGCATTCGTAAAAAGTTCCAACCGTGTTGAGCACAATTCGCCGAAATATCATTCCATCTACATAACACAACACATAAAGAAGCCATAATTAAGTCATTATCAGAACCTGTTTCTGCACAATTGTAGAAGTAATCCAGTGTTGTGGGTGGGTCGTCACTGAACCTCACTAATAAAAGCCAACGTTTTCGATTCCTCTTGTTCTTTAGTATTGAGCGGAGGTGGTAGCTCTCTCATCTCAAATAGGATGAAGGCTGAGGGTACTGATGAACCTGGAATACAGAATGTCAAGAAAGTGAATCGAAAAAACAAGAGACATAAATTTGAGTGGAAGTAACAAAAGCATGAAAAGAAATTAATACATTTATCATCTTATTATCATTCTTGTTctcaaattattaaatattacttgCTATAACATAAACGGATGCCAAGATATGTTCCAACATTTATTCCTTTGCGCTACCAAGATCCAGTTAGTCATAACTTTTGGAACCAAGAAATTAAAACCTTTACCTATGAAATAATACAAAACCTGCAGAAGAGCTGTATAGAGGCCATCCATCTGTTTCCCATGCCAGTAATACAACAGCTGCAGTACATAGAATGCTACCTTCACAGAAATTAACTTAGAAATATGAACGTAACAACTAACAAGAACTTACAGGAATATTTGTAGCAAGAGCAACAGAAGCACTCGATGTAAAACTGACAACACATACAATGGCCAAACCAGCAACCTGTATGTAGAAGAGTGtaacaaaatattatgagaaaacAATTGGATTATCACTAAAATCATCACAAAGATACAAATGAATGGATGCATAATCAAGCCGTTGattcattaataaaaaataattaggaCATTCAAAACAATAAGAAAATTCTCATTCAAATAACCTTTACTCCAATTACATTTCAAGTCACAACTTTCTCAAAATTCAACATGTACAAAAGGTTATTTATTAGCATGGCGAACCTATTGCTAGTTTGTGAATAAGATTTGAGTAGCTACCTTCCACATTTCTGATGAAGACCGTTCAGATCTCACTTTTCTCATTTTCAGGAACAATACAAGCCCTACACACCAAAGATGTCTAATGAAAATACAATTTATATATAGAGAGAAACAGAGGAGGGAGAGAGAGGCTTACATGCAGGGAACATATAAcgtaaaaagaaaaacaagagaTTGTTTTTGTATAGTGAAGAAGCATGCTCaggtattttaaaaatagtcaaGTTACACGGACCACTAATTTTATTGATCAGATACTTGAAATGTCTTCTCCATCCCTCCCTCTTCTTCCTCTCAAGAAATAAATACATtaaattttaagataaaatCATAGTACAAAATAATGATCCACAAATATGAGATTTGCAGCATAACAACTTCAAACGTATGGATTCCATTTATCCCGCTGAGCCCAATTTCCCCAACCTGTAAAAAAGTGGTTTTTGAATTACGCTTGTATTAgctaatttttcatatattagatgcataaattatataaaaaaattactatccATAATATCTCTAGAACTTTTGTGAAAACTAAAGGTTAATTGGTACTATGGGTGCTTACCATAGCATGCCAAGGCAATTCCCAGTAAAAGAACTGATATGGAAATGAGATCTACATACACCTGCAAGATGTTTACGAATCTCCATTTTTCAATCCTTGATTCCCAAAGAAAGAGAGATAGAGACGTGTTATATTTCCACTTAAACATTAACAACAGCAACAAATATGAACCTAGGCTCTGCGAGAATCTACTTTCAAATGAAATAATCAATCAAGCTAGCACAGTTTGATGCCAGTGTTCAGTACAGGGCAGCCTCAGGAGATCATTTCTGTTAAACTTGTCCAGAAATAAAATTTGCAATAAATAAAACCAAAGGACAGTCATAACATAAGACAGAGAGGAGGTACAAGACTTTaggttttagaaaaattaaatataaagtttcaaaaacttttcataaacgcCCCTTTAGATCCCATCCCCTTTTTCTCTTATGTCCAGGGAACAGAATGATCATTTTACTTGAGATGCAAGCAATTCTTTACAATCAGCATCATAATAAGAGCAAGAAAAGAGTATAACATAGTCTAATTAATCAGTACAAGCAAGAGAGGATAACAAAGATGAAAGGCATACATGCCTGAGCCACAACTACGGAGTCAATAGGATTCTTTCCCATCCCAATCCATATCAGCAACGAAGATGCAACCATAATTGCAGTGACTAAAACAGTAACCTGGTGGAAATTTGTTATTGGAtaagataaaatattaataccaaagagtttttcttgaaaaataacgGCTAACACAAGCGAAAAACCGTATCTGTACCAGAATCACAACTTTTTGCCGACTTCCTATTTCAATAAACCGAAAGGTGCAAAAATTGTAGCAACTACTGGCACTATAATCAGTTTTACTGATTTTCTCCAGCAGGGCTTCTCTGGAGCTAcattcttcatcttcttcatcatcatttGTTTGATGGCAAAGGTCCACCCTGTAAGTCACAAGTTTCAATTAAGACCGATCTGTAGTGAAATGCAAACTCTTCATATACTAATACAATAATGGTTCGTCAGCGTATTCAAAAAGCTAGGTTTTTGTGCAAATGTGAGATTTACCCCTTGAGATAAACATAATTCAACTTAATGTATtgcatatattattaaaaacatAAGCACATGGGAAATCAtgaaaaacatatataatatgacacttgtctttttttttatatagacaCCGCATTAATCACACATGCAAGAGCAAAACTCCAGATTATGAATGTATCATACACTATTATATACATTCCCTTGAAAAAGAAATTACCAAAATGACAAGAGTAGAAGAAATGCCGCAACAAACAAAATTTTGGGAAAAGCTGCAAACAAATAATATCTCTAGGTCAAATACCCACATAGGGTAACCACGGACATGTAAAAATATAGAATCCAAATAACTGCCTTGTAAGTTGTAACCCGCGTACCCATGATAATGAAACCACAAGACTGTAACCAGAAAAGCCAATCCTTACAAGCAGCAAGGGGAGTTAACCCAAAATAAAGCAAATAACCTGCCGAATAAAAGCTACTTGAAAACTGGTAGTCATCAACAAAGAAAAAGCTAATGAAGTAAATCTATCATAAAACATGTGTAGAATCCAATGAAAACCATGATCATCGCAGGCAGTAACATAAAAATGTTATCGTCAAGGGAACTCCAAGAAAGCAGTGGTCTGGTTGCTGTTACAAGTTCGACATAATTCATTTTTGCCTTGTCACAACTTTTTAAAGAAAACCACATCAAGGGCATACAACTGCGACAGAAATAAAAGGGGACCTAGATATCTTACAGTACATTGTCAATGAGGACTAATGAAAAAGCAAACAGATGACCGCAATCAAAGAGGTAATATAGAATCTAATAAAGCAAAGGCCTCTGAAAtgacaacaataaaaaaaaccagTAATTCTCACCAAAATTTGATGTTCCAATCAGTAGATGAAAGACctgatattgaaaaaaaatatcagaGAGACTcgaacaaaaaaaaagtttgcaCCATGAAACCTTAGATCATATCCCAATATCtcaaccacaaaaaaaaaaaaaaaaaaaaaaaaaaaaaaaaaaaaaaaaaaaaaaaaaaaaaaaaaaaaaaaaaaaaaaaaaaaaaaaaaaaaaaaaaaaaaaaaaaaaaaaagcatttcaGCATCAGAAAAACAAGGTACAGGGTTGCAACTATATAACATTGAACAATGAGAGTTTGTAGTTAGGAGCAGACAATCACTGAGGTGATTGTGATAAAAGTGAAGTGATTCAGTAAAGCACTGACAAAGTAAAACAAGATTACCGATTCCCTTTTAGCATATGGTACCCGGTAACTTAGAGAAACCATTTATTGTGGTAGCATATACAAATTGCATGTTATTGCCCAAAGGATTAGTAACCAAGGGGTTTATAAAAGTGAAATAACTGCATACCTTTTGGCGGGTCCACCCAAGATGTGAATTCCTTAAATGAATTCTTATCATCTGCAACAATGGATAGGGAATAACCAATCAAAAATCGATACTGAAGTTTATCATTTCATTTGAATGCTGAAAAACATCACTATT
Proteins encoded in this window:
- the LOC140988055 gene encoding tobamovirus multiplication protein 1-like isoform X4, whose product is MLELRDGSCYPKEVVGVDIGLACLDGVIAIIAFYHMIRIHLRNSHLGWTRQKVFHLLIGTSNFGYLLYFGLTPLAACKDWLFWLQSCGFIIMAFPKILFVAAFLLLLSFWVDLCHQTNDDEEDEECSSREALLEKISKTDYSASSCYNFCTFRFIEIGSRQKVVILVTVLVTAIMVASSLLIWIGMGKNPIDSVVVAQISFPYQFFYWELPWHAMVAGLAIVCVVSFTSSASVALATNIPLLYYWHGKQMDGLYTALLQVLYYFIGSSVPSAFILFEMRELPPPLNTKEQEESKTLAFISEVQ
- the LOC140988055 gene encoding tobamovirus multiplication protein 1-like isoform X1; translated protein: MLELRDGSCYPKEVVGVDIGLACLDGVIAIIAFYHMIRIHLRNSHLGWTRQKVFHLLIGTSNFGYLLYFGLTPLAACKDWLFWLQSCGFIIMAFPKILFVAAFLLLLSFWVDLCHQTNDDEEDEECSSREALLEKISKTDYSASSCYNFCTFRFIEIGSRQKVVILVTVLVTAIMVASSLLIWIGMGKNPIDSVVVAQVYVDLISISVLLLGIALACYGLVLFLKMRKVRSERSSSEMWKVAGLAIVCVVSFTSSASVALATNIPLLYYWHGKQMDGLYTALLQVLYYFIGSSVPSAFILFEMRELPPPLNTKEQEESKTLAFISEVQ
- the LOC140988055 gene encoding tobamovirus multiplication protein 1-like isoform X3, which produces MLELRDGSCYPKEVVGVDIGLACLDGVIAIIAFYHMIRIHLRNSHLGWTRQKVFHLLIGTSNFGYLLYFGLTPLAACKDWLFWLQSCGFIIMAFPKILFVAAFLLLLSFWVDLCHQTNDDEEDEECSSREALLEKISKTDYSASSCYNFCTFRFIEIGSRQKVVILVTVLVTAIMVASSLLIWIGMGKNPIDSVVVAQVYVDLISISVLLLGIALACYGLVLFLKMRKVRSERSSSEMWKVAGLAIVCVVSFTSSASVALATNIPMDGLYTALLQVLYYFIGSSVPSAFILFEMRELPPPLNTKEQEESKTLAFISEVQ
- the LOC140988055 gene encoding tobamovirus multiplication protein 1-like isoform X2 — translated: MLELRDGSCYPKEVVGVDIGLACLDGVIAIIAFYHMIRIHLRNSHLGWTRQKVFHLLIGTSNFGYLLYFGLTPLAACKDWLFWLQSCGFIIMAFPKILFVAAFLLLLSFWVDLCHQTNDDEEDEECSSREALLEKISKTDYSASSCYNFCTFRFIEIGSRQKVVILVTVLVTAIMVASSLLIWIGMGKNPIDSVVVAQAYLISISVLLLGIALACYGLVLFLKMRKVRSERSSSEMWKVAGLAIVCVVSFTSSASVALATNIPLLYYWHGKQMDGLYTALLQVLYYFIGSSVPSAFILFEMRELPPPLNTKEQEESKTLAFISEVQ